GAGCTCCACAGACGCTGAACCACGGACGCGGCAGACGCGGGCGCCCAGGCTGCACAGCCCGCCGTGCGGAGACCCCCGGCCGAGGGTGGTGGCACCCGGGGCCCCGGAGCCTTTCTAGCAGCTCCAGAATGAGGCCTGTGACCCTCCAGGAGAGCAAGGCCCAGCCCCGTCCCTTCCGTTCTTGCCACCTTAACAGGTTAATGATGTAGCTCAAAGAGAAATCAGTCACTCTGAAACAGACGCCCGACTGGAGGACATCTGTCAGGCAACAACCAGCAGGGGCCGGAGCCCCGCGCACGCGCCCCGCGCACACGCCCCGCGCGGCCGGAGGGGCCACTGGAATGCTGGCAGTTTCCTCGCAAGCCCAAGACGCCCAGGGAGAAGCGAGAGCAGAAAGGACACAAAACGTCCCAGCACCGCCTTCCTCGCTGACCGGTGGCTTCCCGAGGGAGAAGCACCCTTCGCTCCTGGACCGTCACCTCTACGGCGACGATGCGGAACACAGTGGTCCCAGCACACGGCGTCACACAGAACGCGTGCAAACATCGGAACAAGGCTCCATTTCCCAACAGTACAAATCCCCTTCCCTCTTAAATCTTCAGAGTGTACAATAAAATCTGTACATAGCAGTTCAGAAAGTTTAAAATCATCTCTACAAAGTAGACACAggatttaaaatatcttccagGGTGCAGAGGACGCCGTCCCGGCTTCGTGAGGAATGTGTGTGTGGGTCTGACCCCCTACCAGGCGTCGTCCGCAGGGCCGGTGGGGCCACAGCGCTGGCACCTGTCACCCCAcggcagggaggagaggagggctgggggccaCGGCGGGGAGGCCCAGACGAGgcgcaggagggagaggggacccTCCGCTCGTCAGCCGATCAAACCAAACCGCTCTCTGCAGAAGCGTCCCCTCCGAGTCCTTTCGGCGAAAAAGGTGCAAGATTTAAGGGGGAAATCGTGGTAGCTTCAAGTGAGATTTTTGGCTACGAGACATTTATTTTCGACATGGAAAGACAGATCAATCCGTTCTGATCCCCTCTGAATTTCAATAGACTGATTTAAGCACAAGTTTCCTGACAAGAAATTACAAAAAGCACGTCCAGCCGGGTGTCCCTGCCCCAGGACCCAGGCTCCGACCCACAACACGGGTAAGCATGGTGTCTGCTTCAGAGTCCCCCGCCGTCACTCACTTTTCTtgtttagaaatgcaaaaaagaagtcagatttaaaatgttaaaaacagctGATCTGGTCGACGAAAGGCAGATCCCGGCTCTTCCTCTGGCTACAGACCAAAGCGCCGTGACCCGTGACGCCTGCGCGCGGGGCGCACAGCACACGTGCTCAGGCCAGCCCGCTCCCGGAGGGCgaggggaaggaggcagcagaACGGCTTTGGGACTCTGGGGTCCCGGGTGTGGACAGCAGGAGCTCAGGCctagccctcctccccctcctccccctcctccccctcgtcctcctcctcctcctcctcctcctcctcctcttcttcctcctcctcctcctcctcctcctcctggaagtACGCCTGCTTCTTCCGCACGTTCCAGTGCAGACACTGCGCCAGGCTCTCAAACCAGTCGCTCACGGGGTCTCGGACGcagatggagggaagtgggtagCAAGAGgtagtgatgctgatgctgaggCAGGGGGGCAACGCGGCACAAACAGGTGAGCCCCCGGCACCAGGCCGAGACCCCTCCCCAAGGGCCATGTCCACCCCAGCCCGGCTGGGAACCGTGTCTGTGCTGCTCACGCTACTGGCTTCACAGCCCGGGGCCTGTCTCACCTTCTAGACAGCtacgggcggggggggggctcagcGGAGCTCCAGGGCGGGCCGGGGGGAGGGACCGTGGGTCTGTCGCCCGCGTACGGCAGAACGTGGGGCCACATGCTGCGCGTGCGACCAGCTGCCCGACAGGCACCAGTCCGCATCCCCTCCCCGGGGACGGAGCTCTGCCTACGGGGCCTGTACCTCCCGGGCCCGCCCTGCCCCGGCCCCACGGCGCACACACCTGTCTCCGTGGCGGATCTCCTGTCTCTTCCGTCCATCGAAGGACACCCACGCAGTGTTCCTGGCTTCCGGTGACAGCATGATCTGAAGGAAGGGGTCAAGCGGGACAGGTAGGTGTGGGCTCGTGAGTGCCGCTGAGCACCTCGACCCCCACCCCGGGAGGGCAGCACCGGTCGGGAGGAACCACGGAGGTGTCCACAGCACCCACACTATGCCAAGGCGGTCCCAGGCCCTGAAGGGATTAGCGTATGTCTCGCCGACACCAGCCCTGGGAAACAGGACCGGCCGGCGGTGGTGAGGCCCAGCCGCTGCCCATCTGCCCAGGGTTAGGGACACTGGCCAGGGGTCTGGGGCCCTGTGCACCAGGGCTCACGGCCGGGGCTCTCGGCCGGGGCACACCGGCCTAGGGCGGACCGAAGGAGGGAGcgtgaggcaggcaggcagacagcgGAGACGGGGGAGCAGCAGTGGGTGCCATGTGCACGCCAGGCCCAAGGCCCCCAGTCCTCGCTCGGCGTCCCTCACCCTGCCCCCGCCCAGTAGGGACCGTCTCTGCCCCTTAAGGGCCCACAGCCCGGCTCTCAGGGCTGCCCCTGCCAACCGGACAGACAAGGATGAGAGTGAGGCCCCCTCCCACACCCAGCAAGGGAGGAAGGGCCCACGGCCCAGTATGTGCTGGGGTCTCAGCCGGGGGCACGGGGGGTGGTCAGCATCGCAGGTCCCAGACGAGAGCTCAAGCCAGAAAGGGTGGAGGGTGGACTCTGACCTTCAGCTCGACCCCCGCGGGGACCACGATGGGCCGGAATGACAGCGAGTGGGGGCAGATGGGCGTGATCATGATGGCCGGCACGTTGGGGTGGATCATGGAGGCCCCGGCGGCGGCCGCATACGCCGTGCTGCCCGTCGGGGTGGAGACGATCACCCCTGGTGGACAGGCCGCAGGGTCACTCTCCGTGggctcctgcccacccccaccccgcgggACCCCGGGCGCCCACCTACCGTCACCCTGTACCGTGGTGATGAGATGCCCGTCCAGGTAGACATCCACATTGGACAGGTATGAGGAGGGGCCTCTGTCGATCACCACCTCGTTCAGGACCTGGGGGGACGAGGCCACCGCACTCTGGGAGGGGCCGGCAGGGCTGCCCCGGGTGGTCTGCCCAACAGGCACCCACACTGTTCCCGGACTCTCTGGGAGGCCCTGAGGTcaggcccctcccacccctcaccccactccGGAGTCCTCCCACCTTGTGCCTTTCCCCGAGGCCACGTGACAGGCAGGGCAAGGCCTGGGGTCCGCGAGGGCACGTGCCCACACACCTGGTACTGCATGGCCTGCTTCCCAGCCTCCGCGGCCAGGTCCGCGGCCAGCACTCCGTTCTCGCTGACCCCGTTGGGGACGGCCGTCTTCTTCCCTCTGAGTTCCTTCACGACCCTGACCTTCAGCCGGCTCCGAAGAATGACAGCCGCGTTGCCTGGGGGCCAGCAGGGATGGGGTGGCGGCACCCACAGGAGGCAGAGGCACCCCTGCTTGACCGGGGGCCGCCCGCCTTCTCCCAGCTCCAGAGCAACACGTCTGTGTCTTCTGTGAAAGTCACTTCGCTGCTACCAACCAGCACACACGTACCTTCACGCGTGGCCTCAACTTCTCAGCGTTAGGCAGAAATGTCTGAACCATGCAAAACTTTTAAATCTCTGAATCCCGAAACACTTACGAAGTGTTGTTCTGTATGTCGTTGAAAAACCCAAACACCAAGTGAGAAGACAATC
This Lynx canadensis isolate LIC74 chromosome C1, mLynCan4.pri.v2, whole genome shotgun sequence DNA region includes the following protein-coding sequences:
- the NADK gene encoding NAD kinase isoform X3, yielding METEQEKVSVSKAPGTDSASYRCSACHGDEAWGPGHPTRGRAKSRSLSASPALASTKEFRRTRSLHGPCPVTTFGPKACVLQNPQTIMHIQDPASQRLTWNKSPKSVLVIKKIRDASLLQPFKELCVYLMEENNMIVYVEKKVLEDPAIVSDDNFGPVKKKFCTFREDYDDISNQIDFIICLGGDGTLLYASSLFQGSVPPVMAFHLGSLGFLTPFNFENFQSQVTQVIQGNAAVILRSRLKVRVVKELRGKKTAVPNGVSENGVLAADLAAEAGKQAMQYQVLNEVVIDRGPSSYLSNVDVYLDGHLITTVQGDGVIVSTPTGSTAYAAAAGASMIHPNVPAIMITPICPHSLSFRPIVVPAGVELKIMLSPEARNTAWVSFDGRKRQEIRHGDSISITTSCYPLPSICVRDPVSDWFESLAQCLHWNVRKKQAYFQEEEEEEEEEEEEEEEEEEEEDEGEEGEEGEEG